TTTTATGACCTTTTGAGACACCCCCTTTAGAGGTGACTATTTAAAGTTTCAGGTCTGAGGCAGTGCAGCACAACGACGGTTGCCCGGGTTGGTGTCAGTTTAAAACACGACGGATTGACAAGATGACAAAATACACCGTCTACTACTTCAATATTAAGGGGAGGGGGGAGATCGTGCGACTGATGCTTACAGCCGCTGGGGTGGACTTTGAGGACCATAGGGTGCAAGGAGAGGAATGGCCTAAACTCAAATCTAGTAAGTTTAATTAGCCAATTCACGAAAAAGTAGATCTAAGAcaagaaatatgaaataaatttctgTAAGCCTTTTGAATCGTGCAATTGcagcataatatttttttttttaaggcatGCCAACAGGTCAGATGCCCGTGTTGGAAATTGATGGCAAAAAATACAGCCAGAGTTTGGCAATCGCCCGATATCTAGCTAGGGAATATGGTAAGTTATAGGAGTCTTACGTTCTAATATATGACCCTTaacttaaaatgttcaaattttatacaaaatatgtgCTTTTCCAAATACATATTACGCTCAGGTGCACGCACACTCACGTATTTGGCCATTTAAATGACGGATAATGCACATACACGTACTTGTAAAATTGGCTTTACTAGTGTATGTAATATCCTGATAAAAAGTGGACAATGGCCGAGGTCTGCACGCCTTGGTCACCAAGCCATGAAGATTGTGTAAACAATTACCACCCAATCGTTATTCGTGTGGATGATCATGTCGATTGCGAAAGCTCCAATATCACCTATGCTGTTTGTTTTTCTGAGAGAATGGGACATTTTCccaaataatgaatgaaaaatcaatGATCTAcacacagatttttttttgtggggggggggggggggggctaaataAAAGTAAGCATTAAGCGAAAATTTTTGTtaatctcaatttttttaaaattaaagtttatctAAAAATGTGTGCCTTTTGAAATAAGTACTTATTAAAGTACTAGattaaatgttattaaaacTGCCTACTGAAAGTCGTTAGAGGGGTGGGATAAAGGGTTATACGGTCAGGAATTAGTACATGTCTGACAAGACGTCTTACCTTGGCTGTATTAGTATGAATTAGACTCTAATAGTACTACTCCAAGACCTTTAGGGGATAACTGTTTGACTATAGCGATCACCTTATTTGCAAAATACGgaaatatatacattattaGCAATGAAATACTATTTCACAGCTTCGCTAGAATTCAGctgattatttttgattttgctACATTACATTTActaattacataattttatacatgtactgtatatctTTCAAAGAACAAAGTCAATTTTATGTTGAAACCTTTAGGTATGGCTGGAAAGACTAACACAGACCAGCTTTTGATGGACCAGATCGTAGATACAGTCAATGATCTCATCAATGAAATGATCAAGCCAGTGTTCGAGAAAGATGAAGCGAGAAAGGTAGATAGCATTGTGTACATTATAGATCACGACACGTAAACGGAAAAGGTCCCTCAATTATACCCTTACTGATAAATAGCATGACATGCATGTAACATTGTTATGCATGTTATGTCtcaaatttttcattcattttgatgagaaaaaaaaataaaaatgtcttttgaTTAATTGAAGATGTTAAACAACAGTTTAATCATCATTGATATTCAAACCCTAATTTTGAACtgtcaaaaatatttcttattataaCAAGGCATTTGACGGATGGGAGTGTAATCTGCGTTGTAATTTTCTAAGTAGTTTATTGGTCTTTAGTTTATGGCTCATAACGTAcatttataaatgtacatattataaacaaatttcagGCTGAAATGGAAAAGAAACTGAAGGAAGAAACCATGCCACGCATCTTTGGAACTCTGAATAACTTCTTAGAAGGCAATGGTGGAGATTATTTCGTTGGAACCAAGGTACAATAAAAGTGTATTTTTACTTTGCTCGTAAATTGTAATCAAGCTTTTGATCTTAAAACCTGGCCAGTCATGAAGCGCACTcctctttttatttttcagttaagtttagCCGACGTCTTTTTCATGGATATAGTTTCGCGAGTTGTGGAGAAGGACCCGAAAGCGTTAGAAAAATTCCCTAAACTGGCAGCTAATTTGAAGAAAACACAGTCCGAACCAAAGATAGCAGCATACCTAGCTAAACGTCCGAAAACTGATCTATAAGGAACCTTTTAATTCAAATAGTCAGGcattattattatgtatattttcactCATTATTCTTGTATTTATGATTGATTATTTTTAGCATGATATTGAATATATTCTATCTCTATGGCAATAAaccaaatttttatttaatgcaatTCGTCATTTTttccaattgaaatttaaacGCATGGTTGTTAAGCACCGATAGGTCAAATATATGTTTCTTGGTGCAGCACATGTTAGCGCTGCATCAGCACATTGTTTTCATGCATGAGATGCGCGTTCGATGAACGTGACAACAGATAGTTGATCTACTGTCAAAACGACAG
This genomic window from Magallana gigas chromosome 5, xbMagGiga1.1, whole genome shotgun sequence contains:
- the LOC105340488 gene encoding glutathione S-transferase; protein product: MTKYTVYYFNIKGRGEIVRLMLTAAGVDFEDHRVQGEEWPKLKSSMPTGQMPVLEIDGKKYSQSLAIARYLAREYGMAGKTNTDQLLMDQIVDTVNDLINEMIKPVFEKDEARKAEMEKKLKEETMPRIFGTLNNFLEGNGGDYFVGTKLSLADVFFMDIVSRVVEKDPKALEKFPKLAANLKKTQSEPKIAAYLAKRPKTDL